TACATTTATAAATATATTTCTCAAAAACATAATTACGTAACTGTACAAGAAGTTGCGGATGAGTTTAGCATCCATCCAAACGTAGCACGTTTACATTTATCAAAATTAGAAGATGTAAACATGTTAAAATCAGAAACAAAGAAAACCGGAAAAGGCGGCAGACCGAGTAGACTATACGTATTATCGCAAGATGTGATTCAACTACAATTCCCATTTCGCGATTACCAATTATTAGCAAAAATCGCTTTTAATTCACTACTTAGCCTTGGTGCAGCTGGTGAAAAGGCTTTATATGAAACAGGAAAACAATTTGGTAAAGAATTAATGGAACAACATATGCAACGTCTAAATGTAAGTGAAGACGCATTAACATTAGAGCAAAAAGTCCAAATTGCGAAAGAAGCATTCTCAACTGCTGGACTATCTCCTGTATTTGAATTAAGTACAGATGGTACAAAAATTTTCTATGATGTACACAATTGTCCATTTAAAGAAGTTGCCATTCATCATTCAACTGAAATCTGTAACATGCACGGAGATATGATGAAAGGCATTTTCGAAATCTTATTCCCTAACATGGAATTAACACGAAACGATAGTCTACTGGACGGTTGTAAATCTTGTAATTACAAAGTTCAACTTTAATCATTACCTATACGGAAATGTGTCTGAAAGAAGTCAATTGCATTTGACTTCTTTTCTTTTTTCGCAAATATTTACAATAGTAAGAAAAATAAACTATAATGAAGAGAGGTTTACTTTTTCAGAAAAGGAGGGAGATGGCATGGAGCGCATGTTTCGCGTTCTCGGCTTTTGGACTGGAATTTTCGCGGTTATGTTTTACTTAGGGGATATGTATTCAACTGCACTACTATTTTTAGGACAAACAGGATTTTTCGTACTTTTAAGTTATTTAAAATTAACAGAGCGTATGTATATATACGTATTTGGGGCATATTTAACTGTTTTCTTCATCGGATTTACATACTACACAACATTTCTACTTGTCCCTGGTGTTGGACATTAAAAGATGGCAAATCGCCATCTTTTTTTTATTTTTCTAATTCCCTAGTTGACTTATAGGTTTTATTGCCATATATTCTATATAACAGATTGGAATTAGGGGGAATTAATATGAATACACTGCTAGTCGGAATTAACATCGCAGTCATGCTTATTTTAGTCGGCGTGTTGTATTATATGCAACGCAAGCATGTATCTTTTAATAAACGTGTATTTACTGCTTTAGGAGTCGGGATTATTTTTGGTCTTATCTTACAATTTATTTATGAACCTACTTCTAAAGTAATTATGGAATCAAACAACTGGTTTAGCTTAATCGGTAGTGGCTATGTGAAGTTGCTACAAATGATCGTTATGCCACTTATTTTAGTTTCTATTATCTCTGCATTTACAAAATTAAAATTAACAAAAAATCTTGGTAAAATTAGCGGGCTTATTATCGGAATTTTAATTCTTACTACAGGAATTGCTGCAGCTGTTGGTATCGCAGCAAGCGCAGGATTTGACGTGCAGGCAACTGGTTTACAACAAGGTGATGCAGAATCTGCTCGCTTGAAATTAGTAGAAGAGAAATTTACTTCTATCGAACAGACACCAGTTCCACAAAAATTGTTAGAACTATTACCTACAAATCCATTTCTTGATTTAACAGGTGCTCGTCCAACATCAACAATTTCTGTCGTAATTTTCGCGGCCTTTATCGGAATCGCCTTTATCGGTGTGAAAAGAAAATATCCAGAACAAGCAGAGCTATTTAAAAAGATGCTCGATGCTGTATATGCAATCGTAATGCGTATGGTAACGTTAATTTTACGCCTTACTCCATACGGTGTATTAGCTCTTATGACAAAAACGGTCGCTGGTAGTGATGTAAACGCCATTTTAAAACTTGGTAATTTCGTTTTAGCATCTTACGTAGCACTTATCGTAATGTTCGTTATTCACTTATTATTAATCGCTCTATCTGGTTTAAACCCAATTCAATATGTAAAAAAGGTGTTTCCAGTATTAACATTCGCATTTACTTCTCGCTCTAGTGCTGGTGCAATGCCATTAAATATTGAAGCACAAAAAGAAAAACTTGGTGTTTCAGAAGGAATTGCAAACTTTGCTGCATCATTCGGGGTATCTATCGGTCAAAACGGTTGCGCAGGTATTTATCCAGCAATGCTTGCAATGATGGTCGCTCCAACTGTAGGAATTGATCCATTACAGCCACAATTTATTTTAACTTTAATCGCTGTTGTTGCTATTAGCTCATTCGGTGTTGCCGGTGTTGGTGGCGGTGCAACATTTGCAGCTTTAATCGTACTTTCAACAATGAACTTACCAATCGGTATTGTCGCTCTTGTTATCTCTGTTGAGCCATTAATCGATATGGGGCGTACAGCTCTTAACGTAAGTGGTTCCATGACAGCAGGCCTTATTTCTAGTAAATGGCTTGGTGAATTAGATCATGATACGTATAATCAAGAGGATGTAAAAACTGGGGAAATTGCTTCATAATCAAAAAAAGACTCTAACATTCTATCATGTTAGAGTCTTTTTTTACTTCTTCCCTTCTTGCTCCCGATCCTTCAAACATAAGGCATAACATATTGTCTCAAATACTATAAATAAAGCTCTACCAATTATATTTATGTAATCTTACTATTATAGCTATTAGTTTCTCTTCTAACATCTGCAGTTAGTGCGTATCTAAACCCATGACGTATGACATTAACTGCTTATCGTGTAAAAATGTGAATAATCTTTAAAAAGTTTAAGTGATATTCGCTCTATCTCTTTTTCCATACATTGAATTTTCTCTTTCAACTCCAATGTAAATTCCTGTTCTTTATACTTCATTTTCGCCTCCTTAAACATGGAAAAAGAGAATACAACCTTGTATTCTCTCATTCTTATATCTCTAAAACTATCTTTTATTATCTCACAGCCCGTCCCTTTTACAAATAACCATTTTGCTCGCACCATTCATGAAATTGCCGTACATCTACTCCAACTAAAACGATATCTTTTAACTCCACATCAATATTTTGATCACCAATCACAATAATAAAATGCGGTTCTAATTGTTCTTCTTTTTTCTTTACAATTCCAATTCGGTTCCGATACGGTCCATCTTTCACATATGCTTTTTGTCCTACAATATCAAAGTTCAAGATTCTCACCTCTTTTACTGCGCTCAAATTGGAAATACGATCTCCACTCCGGAAAATTTCCTTTCATTGCACTATTTCTCTATATATATGATAAAACAGGAAAAGATTCCTCCCTTCATTACAATTATTTTTTCTTTGTTTCATTTTTATGATTTATACGTAAAAATTACAATAAAAAGCAATTGAAAACGCTTTCCTCACCTGATTTCATGCTATAATATAAAAGTAGAACTTCGTAAAGAGGGATAAAAATGAATACAACAATTATTACAAAAGTAATCGAAGCATTAAAAGTATACGGATTTCAAGACGTATCATTCTGCGAGGAAACAAAGCAATTTTCATTTCATAATCCAACTGATATTATGAGCGGCTATGCAGAAATAACATATAGTAGTCAATTCGAAAAATTTAACGTGCAAATCCATCCAATCGAAACGCATCATCAAGCAGAGCTACAAGAAGTTGAAAAACATATACAAGCTTGTATAAGAAAAGTGGAGTATTTAAACGCACTTCTTACAGGACAAACAAAATTAGATGATAAAATTATTATTATGTAAAAAAAGAACGTGAGGACATCACGTTCTTTTTCATTATTACTATTGTATATGCATCTTCTCTTTTAATTGTAAACCCGTCACAGACTCTAATACGTCCATTGCTTCTCCAACTGTCATATCAAAAATTGTCTTCTCTTCTATGTGTGGAAATTGTCTAAAACGCTTTTCTAATGTTTTTACCATATCTGATGTGAATACCGCGCTATCAATACCAAACTCTGTTTCAAGAAGTACAATCCAATCTAAAACATGAAACCCTAATCCATTTACGAATGAAATTAATTTTTCTTCAGGCTGTGAAGATAAGAATACGTAGCGCTCCATCTCAGCGAACAGCTCTTCTCCTAAAATTTCTGCTAGTTCATCATCATGTTCACGTTCCACAATTTCTTCATAGCCATAATCATCGACTAACTCTTCCACTTCTTCTCCGTCCATACAAAGTAATTGACTGCGAAGCGCATCTTTCTTAAATTCACTATTTTGCACAACTTCTAAAAAGCTCGTTTCCCATCCATTTTCTAATTGCATATTTATAACTCCTTTATCTTTACATATATATTTCACTTATAATAACTGTACCCAAAATAGACTAGTGGTAACCTTCATTCTTTATATGTAATACAGCCTATAACATATAAAACCATAGTATCCGCTATATTCCGAAACAATGTTTGAATTCACTCTCATCTAGTAGCATTCCCACTAATAGTATCGTCCCAATCAAGCACTCGTAACGAGTTTCATCCTATTGTAGATTTACTCAACAAATAGCGCCATATTTATGAATCCCTTTTATTCTTAACATATGAGGTGAATTCTTCTATTTCTCCTTCAAAAATATCCACTTCTGACAAATGATAAAACGTTGTTTGCAATGGGTTATTTCTATGATACACATAAATTTTCTTTGCTAAAGCAATTGCCATTCCAAACTCTGTATGACTTCCATTCCCACCATCTAATAGGAGCAAAAAGACATCAGCTTCTCGTATTCCTTCCTTTTCAGCCTGGCCAATCTTTTTTAATTGCTCTTTACTAATTGCTCTTTCATTTTTCGTCCAATCATATGTATGATGCCATCCATCTTTTTTAGCTCATTTGCTATAAAACAGACAAGATGTTTATTTTGAAATCCTGAAGCAATATAAAAATTCATTTATATATACTCCTTAATTATATATGGGGAAACTCCGCTTTAGCGTTAATGGGATTTTTTCAAAAGAAATCCCCATCCTTAGAACTTATTTGCGTTTAAATGATGGGGTGCCTCATGGTCTTCTTTTATTTTTTTTTTTTTATAACTTTCATCAGCTAACATTTCTAATTCAGCTGTTATTTCTGATTTTTCAAGCTCTCGTTCTTGTGAAAATTTCCGTGAAATATAAACAATAACACTACCAACGTACAACACAAAGCATATAATAAGTGCAGTATTTTCATAGAGACTTAGCTCCAACACAGTCACTCCTAATCCATTCGTATTTTCACGCTTAATTAATTGGAATTTCCCTACTAACCATTTGTTATTGTAACATAAATTTATCAATTCTAGGAATCTTTCATCCTACTAAAAGAGGCATGATCGTTTAATCATGCCTCTGAAATATGATGAATGATCGTTTTAATCGCTTCTTTTCCATTGTATTTTTTTAATGAAGTTTTATACGCCTCATTATTATGATTCAACTCTTCAACATGCTTTAAAAGAGATTTCACAGTTACGTCTTCTTCATACAATACTGAGGCATACCCTTGTCTTTCAAAGGATTCCGCATTTAAGATTTGATCTCCACGACTTGCAAATTTCGATAATGGAATTAAAACCATCGGCTTTTGTAATGTTAAAAACTCAAAAATCGCATTGGAACCCGCACGTGAAATAACAAAGTCTGTTGACGCTAATATATCGGGTAACTCCCCATGTACGTATTCAAATTGTTTATATCCTTCTTTATTTTGTAAACTTTCATCAAGATTACCTTTTCCACAAAGATGAACAATTTGATACTTTTTAAGAAGTTCTGGTAACGCTTCTCGAACCGTTTCATTCATTTTCTTCGCGCCTAAACTTCCTCCCATAATCGTAATAACTGGCTTTTCACGTGAAAATCCTAGAAACTCTAAACCCTTTTCACGATTTCCCTTTAACACTTCTTCACGTACAGGAGATCCCGTATATATTACTTTTTCTTTCGGTAAATGTTTCGCTGCTTCTTCAAATGTAACAAATATTTTTGAAGCGAAACGGAGCGCAATTTTGTTTGCTAGTCCTGGCGTCATATCAGATTCATGCAACAAAACCGGTACACGATTTAGCCATCCACCAATAACTACTGGTACAGATACGAAACCACCTTTTGAAAAAATAACATCTGGTTTTAGTTTTCGAATTCGTAAGTACGCATCCATAACACC
The DNA window shown above is from Bacillus clarus and carries:
- a CDS encoding DUF3912 family protein, producing MNFDIVGQKAYVKDGPYRNRIGIVKKKEEQLEPHFIIVIGDQNIDVELKDIVLVGVDVRQFHEWCEQNGYL
- a CDS encoding undecaprenyldiphospho-muramoylpentapeptide beta-N-acetylglucosaminyltransferase, encoding MRKIVFTGGGSAGHVTPNLAIIPYLQEQDWDISYIGSHQGIEKTIIENEGIPYYSIASGKLRRYFDLKNIKDPFLVMKGVMDAYLRIRKLKPDVIFSKGGFVSVPVVIGGWLNRVPVLLHESDMTPGLANKIALRFASKIFVTFEEAAKHLPKEKVIYTGSPVREEVLKGNREKGLEFLGFSREKPVITIMGGSLGAKKMNETVREALPELLKKYQIVHLCGKGNLDESLQNKEGYKQFEYVHGELPDILASTDFVISRAGSNAIFEFLTLQKPMVLIPLSKFASRGDQILNAESFERQGYASVLYEEDVTVKSLLKHVEELNHNNEAYKTSLKKYNGKEAIKTIIHHISEA
- a CDS encoding helix-turn-helix transcriptional regulator; translated protein: MEQALKITGVLSDPTRYYIYKYISQKHNYVTVQEVADEFSIHPNVARLHLSKLEDVNMLKSETKKTGKGGRPSRLYVLSQDVIQLQFPFRDYQLLAKIAFNSLLSLGAAGEKALYETGKQFGKELMEQHMQRLNVSEDALTLEQKVQIAKEAFSTAGLSPVFELSTDGTKIFYDVHNCPFKEVAIHHSTEICNMHGDMMKGIFEILFPNMELTRNDSLLDGCKSCNYKVQL
- a CDS encoding DUF3966 domain-containing protein, coding for MKRENTNGLGVTVLELSLYENTALIICFVLYVGSVIVYISRKFSQERELEKSEITAELEMLADESYKKKKIKEDHEAPHHLNANKF
- a CDS encoding DUF2626 domain-containing protein, producing the protein MERMFRVLGFWTGIFAVMFYLGDMYSTALLFLGQTGFFVLLSYLKLTERMYIYVFGAYLTVFFIGFTYYTTFLLVPGVGH
- a CDS encoding L-cystine transporter encodes the protein MNTLLVGINIAVMLILVGVLYYMQRKHVSFNKRVFTALGVGIIFGLILQFIYEPTSKVIMESNNWFSLIGSGYVKLLQMIVMPLILVSIISAFTKLKLTKNLGKISGLIIGILILTTGIAAAVGIAASAGFDVQATGLQQGDAESARLKLVEEKFTSIEQTPVPQKLLELLPTNPFLDLTGARPTSTISVVIFAAFIGIAFIGVKRKYPEQAELFKKMLDAVYAIVMRMVTLILRLTPYGVLALMTKTVAGSDVNAILKLGNFVLASYVALIVMFVIHLLLIALSGLNPIQYVKKVFPVLTFAFTSRSSAGAMPLNIEAQKEKLGVSEGIANFAASFGVSIGQNGCAGIYPAMLAMMVAPTVGIDPLQPQFILTLIAVVAISSFGVAGVGGGATFAALIVLSTMNLPIGIVALVISVEPLIDMGRTALNVSGSMTAGLISSKWLGELDHDTYNQEDVKTGEIAS